In Kryptolebias marmoratus isolate JLee-2015 linkage group LG4, ASM164957v2, whole genome shotgun sequence, the following proteins share a genomic window:
- the lg4h1orf158 gene encoding uncharacterized protein C1orf158 homolog, which produces MNQNIIHQDKWNQTGWRIEQQYGNKVLLGNWAEDRLQFTREPKIASSTSHVDYRPHWDFKPDILERRSALLRAEGLPYKMLFGHHCPLPSHYLATEYKQSYAEKLKNNLPPVRSLDSNNSTCEPEKSNCPNLALSTNSSTLKYTNHSYEKLQSQLPTLTVYQSTYQRHPLEAFCKNRFARTSRTLSSCLYATNHINKDLDLRQCFLLKVPDHCFSQDIITKQA; this is translated from the exons atgaaccaaaacattATTCATCAGGATAAATGGAACCAAACTGGATGGAGGATCGAGCAGCAATATGGAAACAAAGTGTTGTTGGGCAACTGGGCCGAAGATAGACTTCAA TTCACTCGGGAGCCAAAGATAGCCAGCAGCACCAGTCATGTAGACTACCGGCCCCACTGGGACTTTAAGCCAGACATCTTGGAGAGAAGATCTGCCCTGCTGAGAGCTGAG GGACTTCCATACAAGATGCTGTTTGGTCATCATTGTCCACTACCCTCTCATTATTTGGCAACAGAGTATAAGCAAAGTTAtgcagaaaaacttaaaaataatttgccaCCTGTGAGATCCTTGGATTCAAACAACTCTACGTGTGAGCCTGAGAAGTCTAACTGCCCAAATTTAG cCCTTTCAACCAACTCAAGCACACTGAAGTATACAAACCACAGTTATGAAAAGCTGCAATCACAACTTCCAACACTGACTGTGTATCAGTCAACATATCAAAGGCATCCACTTGAAGCCTTCTGCAAGAATCGGTTTGCCAGAACATCACGGACTCTCTCCAGCTGTCTTTACGCAACTAATCACATCAACAAGGATCTGGACCTGAGACAGTGCTTTCTCCTAAAAGTCCCTGATCATTGTTTCAGTCAAGATATAATAACAAAACAggcttaa